The following proteins are co-located in the Paroedura picta isolate Pp20150507F chromosome 18, Ppicta_v3.0, whole genome shotgun sequence genome:
- the DIS3L gene encoding DIS3-like exonuclease 1 isoform X2, with protein MERTEKVLQLRALQGRSVRVVREHYLRPDVPCGSALCPAACPRGGKLLSDDVTHYVVPDWKVVQDYLEILEFPELKGIVFMQTACQALQHQRGRRQYNKLRNLLRDARHDCIMFYNEFQMLSYLSRERGESLEKWQTRSIYNASVWYYNHFSGQMPIVMVTDDEASIQQLGSETEGVFVISFKNYLDNFWPDLKAAHELLDSILQSRRERESESQEHSGKEYPEHLPLESLEAGIKSGRYIQGVLNVNKHRAQVEAFVRLQGASHKERDLRTDVLIHGTKARNRAIHGDVVAVELLPQNEWKGRTSALCENETEEKAAGEAYSEPVPTGRVVGIMQKNWRDYVVTFPAREEIQSHGKATQKILVTPWDYRIPKIRISTQQAEALQDFRVIVRIDSWESTSVYPNGHFVRVLGRIGDLEGEVQTILVENSISVSPFSEAQMCEMPVVLPEEPWKVSPEEELKRIDLRETHLVFSIDPKGCEDVDDALSIRTLPNGNLELGVHIADVTHFVAANSYTDLEARARATTYYLADRRYDMLPAVLSANLCSLLSLVDRYAVSVMWELDKTSYEIKKCWYTRSILCSSYKLFYEAAQALLDGDLTAAAEIPELQELDENTRKQKLDELVWAIGKLTDIARCVRAKRDSCGALELEGVEVRVQLDDKKNIDDLIPRQPLEVHETIAECMILANHWVAKKIWESFPYQALLRQHPPPRQEFFAELRECASTKGFTVDTQSNKALADSLDRAVDPSDPLVNKLLRSMATQAMSNALYFSTGSHPEEEFTHYGLALDKYTHFTSPIRRYADIIVHRLLLAATSKEDRAGSKENLFANKELEELCGHINNRNRAAQRAQKQSTELFQCMYFKDKDPEDDEHCTANGVIYSIRTNGVLVFVPRYGIKGAAYLKNKEGLVLSCQSDESCSWKPGSLQRFPDKITSVPAAGEPVTLKLFDHVTVQISVQSSRCHAVTIRLQITSCKPYKTSQMELAQNHHVSKTDLVREVTKTAEEAQLAQDKAQAKPLEEEYKQYRQSEGVSLYRLLEEIKDLALLDVSADSGA; from the exons ATGGAGCGGACGGAGAAGGTGCTCCAGCTGCGGGCGCTGCAGGGCCGCTCCGTGCGGGTGGTGCGCGAGCACTACCTGCGGCCCGACGTGCCTTGCGGCAGCGCCCTCTGCCCGGCGGCCTGCCCCCGCG GTGGGAAATTATTGTCCGATGATGTGACTCATTACGTTGTCCCCGACTGGAAGGTGGTCCAAGATTACCTGGAAATACTAGAATTCCCTGAGCTGAAGGGGATCGTCTTCATGCAAACAGCATGTCAAGCTTTGCAGCATCAAAGAGGCCGCAG GCAGTACAACAAGCTGCGCAACCTGCTGAGGGATGCCCGTCACGACTGCATCATGTTTTACAATGAATTCCAAATGCTTTCTTATTTGTcgagagaaagaggagagtctTTGGAGAAGTGGCAGACAAG GAGTATCTACAATGCCTCGGTGTGGTATTACAATCACTTCTCGGGTCAGATGCCCATTGTGATGGTGACGGATGACGAAGCGTCCATCCAGCAACTGGGTAGCGAAACGGAAGGCGTCTTCGTCATTTCGTTCAAG AACTACTTGGACAACTTTTGGCCGGACTTAAAGGCGGCTCACGAGCTTCTCGATTCCATACTGCAGTCGCGGCGTGAACGGGAGAGCGAAAGCCAAGAGCACAGTGGGAAAGAGTACCCAGAACACTTGCCCTTGGAATCCCTGGAAGCTGGGATCAAATCGGGAAGATACATACAG GGAGTCCTGAATGTCAACAAGCATCGGGCGCAAGTGGAGGCGTTTGTGCGACTGcaaggagccagccacaaagagCGAG ATCTCAGAACCGACGTCCTGATCCACGGCACCAAAGCTCGCAACAGGGCGATCCACGGCGATGTGGTGGCTGTGGAGTTGCTGCCCCAGAACGAATGGAAGGGACGGACATCTGCCCTCTGCGAGAACGAGACGGAAGAAAAGGCCGCGGGGGAGGCTTACAGCGAGCCTGTGCCGACAG GTCGAGTTGTTGGCATCATGCAGAAGAACTGGCGGGACTACGTGGTCACTTTTCCCGCCAGAGAAGAGATCCAGTCTCATGGCAAAGCTACGCAGAAGATCCTCGTGACCCCTTGGGATTACAGGATTCCCAAGATCCGGATCAGCACGCAGCAAGCCGAGGCCCTCCAG GACTTCCGGGTCATTGTGCGAATCGATTCGTGGGAGTCGACGTCCGTGTACCCAAACGGACATTTTGTGCGGGTCTTAGGACGGATAGGGGACCTCGAAGGAGAAGTTCAAACCATCCTGGTggaaaacagcatttctgtcagcccGTTCTCTGAAGCACAG ATGTGCGAGATGCCAGTCGTGCTCCCAGAGGAGCCCTGGAAAGTGAGTCCCGAAGAGGAGCTGAAACGCATCGATCTCAGAGAGACGCATTTAGTGTTCAGCATCGATCCAAAAGGCTGCGAAGATGTGGACGACGCGCTGTCCATCAGAACTCTGCCCAATGGAAACCTGGAACTCGGTGTCCACATTGCAGATGTAACTCATTTTGTGGCTGCAAACTCCTACACCGATCTTGAGGCAAGAGCTCG GGCCACCACGTACTACTTAGCTGACCGTCGCTATGACATGTTACCTGCTGTCCTCAGTGCCAATTTATGTTCTCTTCTTAGCCTCGTTGACAG GTACGCTGTCAGCGTCATGTGGGAGCTCGATAAAACCTCCTATGAAATAAAGAAGTGCTGGTACACCAGGAGCATTCTCTGCTCTTCTTACAAGCTCTTCTACGAGGCAGCCCAGGCGCTGTTAGACGGGGACCTGACAGCCGCAGCCGAAATCCCAGAGCTCCAAGAACTCGACGAAAACACACGGAAGCAAAAGCTGGACGAACTGGTCTGGGCGATCGGGAAGCTGACCGACATCGCCCGCTGCGTCCGAGCGAAGAGAGACAGCTGTGGTGCTCTGGAGCTGGAGGGGGTCGAGGTCCGGGTGCAGCTTGACGACAAGAAGAACATAGACGACCTCATCCCCCGGCAGCCCTTGGAGGTGCACGAGACGATAGCCGAGTGCATGATCCTCGCCAACCACTGGGTGGCCAAGAAGATCTGGGAGAGCTTCCCCTACCAAGCTCTCTTGCGCCAGCATCCGCCGCCACGGCAGGAGTTCTTCGCAGAGCTCCGAGAATGTGCTAGCACAAAGGGCTTCACAGTAGACACACA GTCTAACAAGGCACTGGCAGACTCCCTGGACAGAGCCGTTGACCCCTCCGACCCCCTTGTGAACAAGCTGCTGCGTTCTATGGCCACGCAGGCCATGTCCAACGCCCTCTACTTCTCCACAGGCTCTCATCCCGAAGAAGAGTTCACCCACTACG GCCTTGCCCTGGATAAATACACCCACTTCACTTCACCCATTCGAAGATACGCCGACATCATAGTCCACCGGCTGCTGTTGGCAGCCACTTCCAAAGAGGACAGAGCGGGCTCCAAGGAGAACTTGTTTGCCAACAAAGAACTGGAAGAGCTGTGCGGTCACATCAACAACAGAAACAGG GCTGCCCAGCGGGCTCAGAAGCAGTCGACGGAGCTTTTCCAGTGCATGTACTTCAAGGACAAGGACCCGGAAGACGATGAGCATTGCACCGCTAACGGGGTTATCTACTCCATCAGGACCAACGGGGTGCTCGTCTTTGTGCCCAG GTATGGAATAAAAGGAGCCGCCTACCTGAAAAACAAGGAAGGCTTGGTCCTCTCTTGCCAAAGCGACGAGAGCTGCAGCTGGAAACCGGGGTCCCTTCAGCGGTTTCCCGACAAGATCACCTCCGTTCCTGCAGCTGGAGAGCCCGTCACCCTGAAACTCTTTGACCATGTGACG GTACAAATATCTGTACAGAGTTCCCGGTGCCATGCTGTTACTATCCGGCTTCAGATCACCAGCTGCAAGCCTTACAAAACATCACAAATGGAGCTGGCTCAGAATCACCACGTCTCCAAAACGGATTTGGTAAGGGAAGTAACGAAGACCGCAGAGGAAGCTCAGCTCGCGCAGGACAAGGCCCAAGCCAAGCCCCTGGAGGAAGAATACAAGCAGTACCGACAGTCAGAGGGTGTGAGCCTCTACCGCTTACTGGAGGAAATCAAGGATCTGGCTTTATTGGATGTATCGGCAGACAGTGGAGCATGA
- the DIS3L gene encoding DIS3-like exonuclease 1 isoform X1 — MERTEKVLQLRALQGRSVRVVREHYLRPDVPCGSALCPAACPRGGKLLSDDVTHYVVPDWKVVQDYLEILEFPELKGIVFMQTACQALQHQRGRRQYNKLRNLLRDARHDCIMFYNEFQMLSYLSRERGESLEKWQTRSIYNASVWYYNHFSGQMPIVMVTDDEASIQQLGSETEGVFVISFKNYLDNFWPDLKAAHELLDSILQSRRERESESQEHSGKEYPEHLPLESLEAGIKSGRYIQGVLNVNKHRAQVEAFVRLQGASHKERDLRTDVLIHGTKARNRAIHGDVVAVELLPQNEWKGRTSALCENETEEKAAGEAYSEPVPTGRVVGIMQKNWRDYVVTFPAREEIQSHGKATQKILVTPWDYRIPKIRISTQQAEALQDFRVIVRIDSWESTSVYPNGHFVRVLGRIGDLEGEVQTILVENSISVSPFSEAQMCEMPVVLPEEPWKVSPEEELKRIDLRETHLVFSIDPKGCEDVDDALSIRTLPNGNLELGVHIADVTHFVAANSYTDLEARARATTYYLADRRYDMLPAVLSANLCSLLSLVDRYAVSVMWELDKTSYEIKKCWYTRSILCSSYKLFYEAAQALLDGDLTAAAEIPELQELDENTRKQKLDELVWAIGKLTDIARCVRAKRDSCGALELEGVEVRVQLDDKKNIDDLIPRQPLEVHETIAECMILANHWVAKKIWESFPYQALLRQHPPPRQEFFAELRECASTKGFTVDTQSNKALADSLDRAVDPSDPLVNKLLRSMATQAMSNALYFSTGSHPEEEFTHYGLALDKYTHFTSPIRRYADIIVHRLLLAATSKEDRAGSKENLFANKELEELCGHINNRNRAAQRAQKQSTELFQCMYFKDKDPEDDEHCTANGVIYSIRTNGVLVFVPRYGIKGAAYLKNKEGLVLSCQSDESCSWKPGSLQRFPDKITSVPAAGEPVTLKLFDHVTVSDRSVCETSLKKGGKKWKHFFLSPSSRPAPGTNICTEFPVPCCYYPASDHQLQALQNITNGAGSESPRLQNGFGKGSNEDRRGSSARAGQGPSQAPGGRIQAVPTVRGCEPLPLTGGNQGSGFIGCIGRQWSMKCLSSCFIGLSSWPFGLELTVCVDIFIKDIIVNSAYLGPVESIIHY, encoded by the exons ATGGAGCGGACGGAGAAGGTGCTCCAGCTGCGGGCGCTGCAGGGCCGCTCCGTGCGGGTGGTGCGCGAGCACTACCTGCGGCCCGACGTGCCTTGCGGCAGCGCCCTCTGCCCGGCGGCCTGCCCCCGCG GTGGGAAATTATTGTCCGATGATGTGACTCATTACGTTGTCCCCGACTGGAAGGTGGTCCAAGATTACCTGGAAATACTAGAATTCCCTGAGCTGAAGGGGATCGTCTTCATGCAAACAGCATGTCAAGCTTTGCAGCATCAAAGAGGCCGCAG GCAGTACAACAAGCTGCGCAACCTGCTGAGGGATGCCCGTCACGACTGCATCATGTTTTACAATGAATTCCAAATGCTTTCTTATTTGTcgagagaaagaggagagtctTTGGAGAAGTGGCAGACAAG GAGTATCTACAATGCCTCGGTGTGGTATTACAATCACTTCTCGGGTCAGATGCCCATTGTGATGGTGACGGATGACGAAGCGTCCATCCAGCAACTGGGTAGCGAAACGGAAGGCGTCTTCGTCATTTCGTTCAAG AACTACTTGGACAACTTTTGGCCGGACTTAAAGGCGGCTCACGAGCTTCTCGATTCCATACTGCAGTCGCGGCGTGAACGGGAGAGCGAAAGCCAAGAGCACAGTGGGAAAGAGTACCCAGAACACTTGCCCTTGGAATCCCTGGAAGCTGGGATCAAATCGGGAAGATACATACAG GGAGTCCTGAATGTCAACAAGCATCGGGCGCAAGTGGAGGCGTTTGTGCGACTGcaaggagccagccacaaagagCGAG ATCTCAGAACCGACGTCCTGATCCACGGCACCAAAGCTCGCAACAGGGCGATCCACGGCGATGTGGTGGCTGTGGAGTTGCTGCCCCAGAACGAATGGAAGGGACGGACATCTGCCCTCTGCGAGAACGAGACGGAAGAAAAGGCCGCGGGGGAGGCTTACAGCGAGCCTGTGCCGACAG GTCGAGTTGTTGGCATCATGCAGAAGAACTGGCGGGACTACGTGGTCACTTTTCCCGCCAGAGAAGAGATCCAGTCTCATGGCAAAGCTACGCAGAAGATCCTCGTGACCCCTTGGGATTACAGGATTCCCAAGATCCGGATCAGCACGCAGCAAGCCGAGGCCCTCCAG GACTTCCGGGTCATTGTGCGAATCGATTCGTGGGAGTCGACGTCCGTGTACCCAAACGGACATTTTGTGCGGGTCTTAGGACGGATAGGGGACCTCGAAGGAGAAGTTCAAACCATCCTGGTggaaaacagcatttctgtcagcccGTTCTCTGAAGCACAG ATGTGCGAGATGCCAGTCGTGCTCCCAGAGGAGCCCTGGAAAGTGAGTCCCGAAGAGGAGCTGAAACGCATCGATCTCAGAGAGACGCATTTAGTGTTCAGCATCGATCCAAAAGGCTGCGAAGATGTGGACGACGCGCTGTCCATCAGAACTCTGCCCAATGGAAACCTGGAACTCGGTGTCCACATTGCAGATGTAACTCATTTTGTGGCTGCAAACTCCTACACCGATCTTGAGGCAAGAGCTCG GGCCACCACGTACTACTTAGCTGACCGTCGCTATGACATGTTACCTGCTGTCCTCAGTGCCAATTTATGTTCTCTTCTTAGCCTCGTTGACAG GTACGCTGTCAGCGTCATGTGGGAGCTCGATAAAACCTCCTATGAAATAAAGAAGTGCTGGTACACCAGGAGCATTCTCTGCTCTTCTTACAAGCTCTTCTACGAGGCAGCCCAGGCGCTGTTAGACGGGGACCTGACAGCCGCAGCCGAAATCCCAGAGCTCCAAGAACTCGACGAAAACACACGGAAGCAAAAGCTGGACGAACTGGTCTGGGCGATCGGGAAGCTGACCGACATCGCCCGCTGCGTCCGAGCGAAGAGAGACAGCTGTGGTGCTCTGGAGCTGGAGGGGGTCGAGGTCCGGGTGCAGCTTGACGACAAGAAGAACATAGACGACCTCATCCCCCGGCAGCCCTTGGAGGTGCACGAGACGATAGCCGAGTGCATGATCCTCGCCAACCACTGGGTGGCCAAGAAGATCTGGGAGAGCTTCCCCTACCAAGCTCTCTTGCGCCAGCATCCGCCGCCACGGCAGGAGTTCTTCGCAGAGCTCCGAGAATGTGCTAGCACAAAGGGCTTCACAGTAGACACACA GTCTAACAAGGCACTGGCAGACTCCCTGGACAGAGCCGTTGACCCCTCCGACCCCCTTGTGAACAAGCTGCTGCGTTCTATGGCCACGCAGGCCATGTCCAACGCCCTCTACTTCTCCACAGGCTCTCATCCCGAAGAAGAGTTCACCCACTACG GCCTTGCCCTGGATAAATACACCCACTTCACTTCACCCATTCGAAGATACGCCGACATCATAGTCCACCGGCTGCTGTTGGCAGCCACTTCCAAAGAGGACAGAGCGGGCTCCAAGGAGAACTTGTTTGCCAACAAAGAACTGGAAGAGCTGTGCGGTCACATCAACAACAGAAACAGG GCTGCCCAGCGGGCTCAGAAGCAGTCGACGGAGCTTTTCCAGTGCATGTACTTCAAGGACAAGGACCCGGAAGACGATGAGCATTGCACCGCTAACGGGGTTATCTACTCCATCAGGACCAACGGGGTGCTCGTCTTTGTGCCCAG GTATGGAATAAAAGGAGCCGCCTACCTGAAAAACAAGGAAGGCTTGGTCCTCTCTTGCCAAAGCGACGAGAGCTGCAGCTGGAAACCGGGGTCCCTTCAGCGGTTTCCCGACAAGATCACCTCCGTTCCTGCAGCTGGAGAGCCCGTCACCCTGAAACTCTTTGACCATGTGACGGTAAGTGACAGATCTGTCTGTGAAACGTCATTAAAAAAAGGAGGCAAAAAATGgaaacatttctttctctctccctcttcccgcccGGCCCCAGGTACAAATATCTGTACAGAGTTCCCGGTGCCATGCTGTTACTATCCGGCTTCAGATCACCAGCTGCAAGCCTTACAAAACATCACAAATGGAGCTGGCTCAGAATCACCACGTCTCCAAAACGGATTTGGTAAGGGAAGTAACGAAGACCGCAGAGGAAGCTCAGCTCGCGCAGGACAAGGCCCAAGCCAAGCCCCTGGAGGAAGAATACAAGCAGTACCGACAGTCAGAGGGTGTGAGCCTCTACCGCTTACTGGAGGAAATCAAGGATCTGGCTTTATTGGATGTATCGGCAGACAGTGGAGCATGAAATGCCTATCCAGTTGTTTTATTGGACTCTCCAGCTGGCCTTTTGGATTAGAACTAACAGTGTGTGTGGATATTTTCATTAAAGACATTATAGTCAACAGTGCTTACCTGGGCCCTGTAGAATCAATCATTCACTACTGA